From Choloepus didactylus isolate mChoDid1 chromosome 25 unlocalized genomic scaffold, mChoDid1.pri SUPER_25_unloc1, whole genome shotgun sequence, a single genomic window includes:
- the LOC119525397 gene encoding complement C3-like: MGPASGSSLLLLLLTSLPLALGDPLYSIITPNVLRLENEETVVLEAHEVQGNIPVTVTIHDFPAKKQVLSRENTVLTNANGHLATVTIKVPANKELQSEKGKRFVIVQAAFGDTQVTKVVLVSIRTGYLFIQTDKTIYNTRAPTVRYRVFSVDQNLLPVGRTVVVSIETPEGVLIKRDSLTSQNQLGILPLSWNIPELVNMGQWKILAHYEDSPQQVFSSEFEVKEYVLPSFEVKVEPAEKFYYIDDPEGLVVHITATFLYGKNVDGTAFVIFGVQDGDQRISLSQSLTRVVIEDGSGEAQLRRQVLLDGVQPSRADALVGKSLYVSVTVILHSGSDMVEAERSGIPIVTSPYQIHFTKTPKFFKPAMPFDLMVFVTNPDGSPARHVRVAAQVVGEDEVESLTQDDGVAKLTVNTPKSRQLNIKVRTKREGILESRQATRTMQALPYSTVGNNYLHLSMSRKELRPGDTLNVNFHLRVDPGLDNKISHYTYLIMNKGKLLRVSHQARKHGQDLVVLPLTITPDFIPSFRLVAYYTLIGSTNQSQVVADSVWVDVKDLCMGTLVVKSGGKEEKHYYPGQQMSLKIEGDHGARVGLVAVDKGVFVLNNKHKITQSKIWDVVEKADIGCTPGSGKDYAGVFTDAGLAFQTNMNLQTADRKELECPKPATRRRRSVQLTEKRMDKVGQYKDKFLRKCCEGGMRENPMKFSCQRRVQYVSDTGCKKAFLDCCNYITQERLKHDRDSPLGLARSDLDEDIFPEEDFISRSQFPESWLWKLEELKEPEKNGISTKILKVFLKDSITTWEILAVSLSDKKGICVADPYEVTVMKDFFIDLRLPYSVVRNEQVEIRAVLYNYRENDEFEVRVEMLYNPAFCSLATAKKRHQQKVKVPPKSSLPVHFVIVPLTVGLHEVEVKALVPMFYITDGVKKTLKVVPEGMRVNKTVITHTLDPVNLGHRGEQKVEVHAADLSDQVPETELETKILLQGTPVAQLVEDAIDADRLSHLIVTPSGCGEQNMIGMTPTVIAVHYLDQTEQWDKLGPEKRQNALELIKKGYTQQLAYRQDSSAFAIYPDKEPSTWLTAYVVKVFSLAANLIAIDSRVLCEAVRWLILQKQKPDGVFQEDAPVVMQTMTGGLQRTVDQEVTLTAFVLIALHESKEICEGPISSLERSINKSGNFLEANYVKLQRPYAVAMAGYALARLGKLQGRLLNKFLTTATEKNRWAEPGQQLYNVEATSYALLALLLLEDFDFVPRVVRWLNEQRYYGGGYGSTQATIMVFQALAEYQRVASDHEELNLDVSIQLPSRNTEVRHRILWESASLLRSEETKENENFTLIAKGKGKGTLSVVTVYYAKAKAKPTCKKFYLKVTIRPAPETVKRPQDAKSTMILDICTRYLGDQDATMSILDISMMTGFSPDTGDLDLLSKGVDKYFSKYEIDKALSNKNTLIIYLDKISHTEEECLSFKVHQLFNVGLLQPGAVKVYSYYNLEESCTQFYHPDKEDGMLSKLCHKDMCRCAEENCFIHQEDSKVTTDDRLDKACEPGVDYVYKTRLVKKELSDDFDDYIMVIEQIIKSGTDEVRQGQQRRFISHIKCREALKLKEGSLYLIWGLSTDLWGEKPNTSYIIGKDTWVEPWPEAEDCQDEEYQKLCQDLGTFTENMIVFGCPN, encoded by the exons ATGGGACCTGCCTCAGGTTCCAGCCTGCTGCTTCTCCTGCTGACCAGCCTCCCCCTGGCCCTGGGGGATCCTCT GTACTCCATCATCACCCCCAACGTCTTGCGGCTGGAGAACGAGGAGACGGTGGTGCTGGAGGCCCACGAGGTGCAAGGAAACATTCCTGTCACTGTCACCATCCATGACTTCCCCGCCAAGAAGCAGGTGCTGTCCAGAGAGAACACTGTGCTGACCAATGCCAACGGCCATCTGGCCACCGTTACCATCAAG GTCCCGGCCAACAAAGAGCTCCAgtcagagaaggggaaaaggttCGTGATTGTCCAGGCGGCCTTCGGTGACACCCAGGTGACGAAAGTGGTGCTGGTGAGCATTCGGACTGGGTACCTCTTCATCCAGACGGACAAGACCATCTACAACACCCGGGCTCCAACAG TCCGCTACCGGGTCTTCTCCGTGGACCAAAACCTGCTGCCCGTCGGCCGGACCGTCGTCGTCAGCATCGAG ACCCCTGAAGGCGTTCTCATTAAGCGGGACTCCCTTACTTCCCAAAACCAGTTAGGCATCTTGCCCTTGTCTTGGAACATTCCGGAGCTGGTCAA CATGGGGCAGTGGAAAATCCTAGCCCACTACGAAGATTCGCCGCAGCAGGTCTTCTCCTCCGAGTTTGAGGTGAAGGAGTACG TGCTGCCCAGCTTCGAGGTCAAGGTGGAGCCCGCGGAGAAATTCTACTACATCGACGACCCCGAGGGCCTGGTGGTGCACATCACGGCCAC GTTCTTATACGGCAAGAACGTGGATGGAACAGCCTTCGTCATCTTCGGCGTGCAGGATGGCGACCAGAGGATTTCACTGTCCCAGTCCCTCACCCGCGTTGTG aTTGAGGATGGCAGCGGGGAGGCCCAGCTGCGCCGGCAGGTCCTTCTGGATGGGGTGCAGCCCTCCCGAGCAGACGCCCTGGTTGGGAAGTCCTTGTACGTGTCTGTCACGGTCATCCTGCACTCAG GCAGCGACATGGTGGAGGCGGAGCGCAGCGGGATCCCCATCGTGACCTCCCCTTACCAGATCCACTTCACCAAGACGCCCAAGTTCTTCAAACCAGCCATGCCCTTCGACCTCATG GTGTTCGTGACGAACCCCGACGGCTCTCCGGCACGCCACGTCCGCGTGGCGGCCCAGGTAGTGGGAGAAGACGAGGTGGAGTCTTTAACCCAGGATGACGGCGTGGCCAAGTTGACAGTTAACACCCCCAAAAGCCGGCAGCTGAATATCAAG GTGCGCACGAAGAGGGAGGGCATCCTGGAGTCGCGGCAGGCCACCAGGACAATGCAGGCTCTACCCTACAGCACCGTGGGCAACAACTACCTGCATCTCTCCATGTCCCGCAAGGAGCTCAGGCCGGGAGATACCCTCAATGTCAACTTCCACCTGCGAGTTGATCCTGGCCTGGACAACAAGATCAGCCACTACACTTACCTG ATCATGAACAAGGGGAAGCTGTTGAGGGTAAGTCACCAGGCACGAAAGCACGGTCAGGACTTGGTGGTTCTGCCCTTGACCATCACCCCGGATTTCATCCCTTCCTTCCGCCTGGTGGCCTATTACACACTGATAGGCAGCACCAATCAGAGCCAGGTGGTGGCCGACTCCGTGTGGGTGGACGTCAAGGACTTGTGTATGGGCACG CTGGTGGTGAAAAGTGGTGGAAAGGAGGAGAAGCACTATTATCCAGGGCAGCAGATGTCCCTCAAGATAGAGGGTGACCATGGGGCCCGAGTGGGGCTGGTGGCCGTGGACAAGGGCGTGTTTGTGTTGAACAACAAGCACAAGATAACTCAAAGCAAG ATCTGGGATGTGGTAGAGAAGGCAGACATCGGCTGCACCCCGGGCAGTGGAAAGGACTATGCTGGTGTCTTCACGGATGCCGGCCTGGCCTTCCAGACTAACATGAACCTGCAGACCGCCGATAGGAAAG AGCTCGAGTGCCCGAAGCCGGCCACCCGCCGACGTCGCTCTGTGCAGCTCACGGAGAAGAGGATGGACAAAG TGGGTCAGTACAAGGACAAGTTCCTTCGCAAGTGCTGTGAAGGTGGCATGAGGGAGAACCCGATGAAGTTCTCATGCCAGCGCAGGGTCCAGTATGTCTCGGACACGGGGTGCAAAAAGGCTTTCCTCGACTGCTGCAATTACATCACCCAGGAGCGGCTCAAGCATGACCGGGACAGTCCCCTGGGCCTGGCCAGGA GTGACCTGGATGAAGACATATTCCCAGAAGAAGACTTCATTTCCCGGAGCCAGTTCCCTGAGAGCTGGCTGTGGAAACTAGAGGAGTTGAAAGAACCAGAGAAAAACGG AATCTCCACGAAGATCTTGAAAGTGTTCTTGAAAGACTCCATCACCACCTGGGAGATTCTGGCCGTGAGCTTGTCTGACAAGAAAG GGATCTGCGTGGCAGACCCCTACGAGGTCACGGTGATGAAGGACTTCTTCATCGACCTGCGGTTACCTTACTCCGTGGTGCGCAACGAGCAGGTGGAGATCCGAGCTGTCCTCTACAACTACCGCGAGAATGACGAGTTCGAG GTGCGCGTGGAAATGCTCTACAACCCGGCCTTCTGCAGCCTGGCCACGGCCAAGAAGCGCCACCAGCAGAAGGTAAAGGTCCCGCCCAAGTCCTCCCTGCCAGTGCATTTTGTCATCGTGCCCCTGACGGTCGGCCTGCATGAGGTGGAGGTCAAGGCCCTGGTGCCTATGTTTTACATCACTGACGGTGTAAAGAAGACCCTGAAGGTCGTG CCAGAAGGAATGAGAGTCAACAAAACTGTGATTACGCACACACTGGATCCAGTTAACCTTGGCCACA GGGGAGAGCAGAAAGTGGAGGTCCATGCCGCAGATCTCAGCGATCAAGTCCCAGAGACGGAGCTGGAGACCAAGATCCTCCTGCAAG GGACCCCGGTGGCCCAGCTGGTGGAGGACGCCATTGACGCCGATCGGCTGAGCCACCTCATCGTGACGCCCTCGGGCTGCGGGGAGCAGAATATGATTGGCATGACACCCACGGTCATCGCTGTGCACTATCTGGACCAGACAGAGCAGTGGGACAAGTTGGGCCCGGAGAAGCGACAGAATGCCTTGGAGCTCATCAAGAAGG GGTACACCCAGCAGCTGGCCTACAGACAGGACAGCTCCGCCTTTGCGATCTACCCAGACAAGGAACCCAGCACCTG GCTGACCGCCTACGTGGTCAAGGTCTTCTCTCTGGCCGCCAACCTCATCGCCATCGACTCCCGGGTCCTCTGTGAGGCGGTCAGATGGCTGATCCTGCAGAAGCAGAAGCCAGACGGTGTCTTCCAAGAGGATGCGCCTGTGGTTATGCAAACAATGACT GGTGGCTTGCAGCGTACTGTGGATCAAGAAGTAACGCTCACGGCCTTTGTTCTCATCGCACTGCACGAGTCTAAAGAAATTTGTGAGGGGCCAATCAGC AGCCTGGAGCGCAGCATCAATAAATCAGGAAACTTCCTTGAGGCCAACTACGTGAAACTGCAGAGACCATATGCTGTGGCAATGGCCGGTTATGCCCTTGCCAGGTTGGGCAAGCTGCAGGGTCGTCTCCTCAACAAATTTTTGACCACAGCCACAG AAAAGAACCGCTGGGCGGAGCCCGGCCAGCAACTCTACAATGTGGAGGCCACATCCTATGCCCTCTTGGCCCTGCTACTGCTTGAAGACTTTGATTTTGTGCCTCGTGTTGTGCGCTGGCTCAATGAGCAGAGATACTACGGGGGCGGCTATGGCTCCACTCAG GCCACCATCATGGTTTTCCAGGCCTTGGCCGAGTATCAGAGAGTTGCTTCTGACCATGAAGAATTGAACCTAGATGTGTCCATCCAGCTGCCTAGCCGTAACACCGAGGTCAGGCACCGCATCCTCTGGGAATCCGCCAGCCTCCTGCGGTCGGAAGAG actaaggaaaatgagaatttcaCATTAATAgccaaagggaaaggaaaaggcacCCTATCG GTGGTGACTGTTTACTACGCGAAGGCTAAAGCCAAACCCACCTGCAAGAAATTCTACCTCAAGGTCACCATACGACCAGCCCCCGAAACAG TCAAGAGGCCTCAGGACGCCAAGAGTACCATGATTCTCGACATCTGTACCAG GTACCTGGGAGATCAGGATGCCACCATGTCCATCCTGGATATATCCATGATGACTGGCTTCTCTCCTGACACTGGCGACCTTGATCTT CTGAGCAAAGGCGTCGACAAATACTTCTCTAAGTATGAGATAGACAAGGCCCTCTCTAATAAGAACACTCTCATCATCTACCTGGACAAG ATCTCACATACTGAGGAGGAATGCCTGTCCTTCAAAGTTCACCAGTTGTTCAATGTCGGGCTCCTCCAGCCTGGGGCAGTCAAGGTCTATTCCTATTACAACCTGG AGGAATCTTGCACCCAGTTCTATCACCCAGACAAGGAGGACGGAATGCTGAGCAAGCTGTGCCACAAGGACATGTGCCGC